In one Nicotiana sylvestris chromosome 8, ASM39365v2, whole genome shotgun sequence genomic region, the following are encoded:
- the LOC138876100 gene encoding uncharacterized protein — protein sequence METDYIQYVCKCFQCQVHADMIKVPQNKLSATSSPWPFAAWGMDVIGPIEHTASNGHRFVLVAIEYFTKWVEAASYKAVTNKVVADFVKDQIVCRFGVPESIVTDNAANLNSDLMKSMTFEVREDQMQRYLDKLQVEAQAFEKVREKEVTNFIWDHIICWFGIPTEIVFDRRHRSSLQNRSLRSESMRCTLFPFDWFLYQMGFSDKVFNDATIVRANLEQFNKTGSTVDRN from the exons ATGGAGACAGATTACATTCAGTATGTCTgtaaatgctttcaatgtcaagtccatgccgacatgataaaagtgccgcaaAACAAGCTCagtgcaacaagctcaccttggccattcgccgcctggggaatggatgttattggtccaatcGAGCAcactgcttcaaatgggcataggtttgttctggtagccattgaatacttcacaaaatgggtggaagctgcatcttacaaagctgtgacCAACAAAGTCGTCGCGGACTTTGTCAAGGATCaaattgtttgtcgattcggtgTTCCCGAATCCATtgtcactgataatgccgccaacctcaacagtgatctgatgaaatctat GaccttcgaggttcgagaagatcAAATGCAAAGGTACTTGGATAAACTGCAG GTTGAAGCACAAGCtttcgagaaagtcagagaaaaagaagttacaaacttcatctgggatcacattaTATGCTGGTTCGGGATACCCACCGAGATa GTGTTCGACCGAAGGCATCGAAGTTCTCTCCAAAACCGAAGTCTTAGGTctgaaagcatgcgttgcactctttttcccttcgacTGGTTTTTATACCAAATGGGTTtttccgacaaggtttttaacgatgcaaccattgttcgtgctaacttagagcaattcaaca